A section of the Spirosoma pollinicola genome encodes:
- a CDS encoding outer membrane beta-barrel family protein codes for MKNLLTVKQLGRFALFLTHCTLFISFSSFAQSTIRGQAVDSLTRKPLLEASVSLLLARDSSLVSFGITDGEGQFTFPKIAEGQYRLLISYVGYRSRAKRVSVTGANPTTDAGTIDLVAQSQTLTEVSVQGERAPIAVKGDTLEFNAGSFKTRPNAQVEDLLKKLPGVEVDRDGNVKAQGQAITKVLVDGKPFFGNDPKMATRNLPADIIDKVQLFDQASEQSAFSGVDDGDREKTINITTKKDKRKGSFGQQTIGAGPKPGDDARYSGRVSFNRFNNGRQISVLGMANNVNQQGFTASDLGLGNNFGGAGQGQGGGGGSNVVRGGAGGGSGNGAGQVGSNAITTSWATGINYRDGWGKKIDVVSSYNASNTNTLTNQQSHRENVIPSGTSGTIPTRTDAGFVRDQTNGSDNTNTNQRVNLRLDYRIDSMTTIRVIPSLSWLNSTYNNQSEARTLTNEGVLANSSQTNYNSNGSGFTGNNSLLLFRKFQKKGRSFSVNWNIAFNNQDNEGINKSVNQFNGSSTSLTSGIITKDTVTGITTQTINQRNNQQTHSMTNTVNVSYTEPLSMRQTLEFHYNLSNNHNTSDRAVNDFNGLTNQYDQLNPLLSNNFVNDYVTNRGGLTWQTKRLKYTYAFGLDAQQASLNSDNLSRIGGPRETNLNRTFSNLLPNALLTYNFAKSRRLRFNYRTRINAPSVNQLQPVPNNTNPLNIQLGNAGLQPEYSHTLSLNYNQFDAATFRNMFVFLNASRTDNKIVNSTVFNQSGAQTTTPVNTNGYYTVNGSFVIGRPLKLGAQKTNLNLSTNLTYNQGMSFINNQSNQAKNWLIGQGATISSNFTEKLDLNLSGNINWQSAKYSLQPQQNTTFLNQTVTLDVYYQLPLKFTFSTNAYFNHYGGSSANYNQSYTLWNATLARQLFKQNQGELRFQAFDLLNQNQSIVRNVTDTYTEEVRSRVLNRYFMISFVYNLRSFSAGVTAPRDPFQQQNGGGQRGQGGFRRNG; via the coding sequence ATGAAAAACTTACTGACTGTTAAGCAATTGGGCCGATTTGCGTTATTCCTTACTCATTGTACATTATTCATTAGCTTCAGCAGTTTTGCGCAGTCTACTATTCGTGGGCAGGCTGTCGATTCGCTCACGCGAAAGCCACTTCTTGAAGCCTCGGTTTCACTGTTGCTGGCCCGAGACTCATCGCTGGTGTCGTTTGGTATTACCGATGGTGAGGGACAGTTTACGTTCCCCAAAATCGCTGAAGGCCAGTATCGGTTACTCATCTCATATGTAGGCTATCGCAGTCGCGCCAAGCGGGTTTCGGTTACAGGTGCTAACCCCACAACCGACGCTGGTACAATAGATCTGGTAGCGCAGTCGCAAACCTTGACCGAAGTATCGGTGCAGGGCGAGCGGGCGCCCATTGCCGTTAAAGGCGATACGCTGGAGTTTAACGCGGGTTCGTTCAAAACCCGTCCCAATGCACAGGTAGAGGATTTGTTGAAGAAACTGCCGGGCGTAGAGGTTGATCGTGACGGTAACGTAAAAGCACAGGGCCAGGCCATTACAAAAGTATTGGTAGATGGAAAACCATTCTTTGGCAACGACCCTAAAATGGCCACCCGCAACCTTCCCGCTGATATTATCGACAAAGTGCAACTCTTTGATCAGGCTTCTGAACAGTCGGCTTTCTCGGGTGTGGACGATGGCGACCGGGAAAAAACCATCAACATTACCACCAAGAAAGACAAGCGGAAAGGGTCGTTTGGCCAGCAGACCATTGGCGCAGGGCCAAAGCCGGGCGATGATGCGAGATATTCAGGCAGAGTCAGTTTCAATCGGTTTAATAATGGCCGTCAGATTTCGGTGCTGGGTATGGCCAATAACGTGAATCAGCAGGGCTTTACGGCCTCGGATTTAGGACTTGGTAATAACTTTGGCGGAGCCGGACAAGGGCAGGGTGGTGGTGGAGGTAGCAACGTAGTTCGTGGTGGAGCTGGTGGTGGTAGTGGTAACGGCGCCGGTCAGGTGGGTAGCAATGCCATTACAACGTCTTGGGCAACAGGCATCAATTACCGCGATGGCTGGGGCAAAAAGATTGACGTGGTCAGCAGCTATAACGCCAGCAACACCAACACCCTCACCAACCAGCAAAGTCACCGGGAGAACGTGATTCCCAGCGGCACATCCGGCACAATTCCTACACGAACGGATGCCGGATTTGTTCGTGACCAAACCAACGGGTCGGATAATACCAATACAAATCAGCGGGTCAATCTTCGGCTCGATTACCGAATCGACTCGATGACGACGATCCGGGTTATTCCGAGTTTGTCGTGGCTAAATTCAACCTATAACAACCAAAGCGAAGCCAGAACGCTTACCAATGAAGGTGTTCTGGCCAATTCGAGCCAGACCAACTATAACTCAAATGGTAGTGGCTTCACCGGCAATAACTCCCTGCTGCTCTTTCGTAAATTCCAGAAAAAAGGCCGGAGTTTTTCGGTCAACTGGAACATCGCCTTCAACAACCAGGATAATGAAGGAATCAATAAGTCGGTCAACCAGTTTAACGGCTCGTCGACCAGCCTGACGTCGGGCATTATCACAAAGGATACCGTAACGGGTATTACTACGCAGACCATTAACCAACGCAACAACCAGCAAACGCATTCGATGACCAACACGGTCAATGTAAGTTATACGGAACCGCTGTCGATGCGCCAAACCCTTGAATTTCATTACAATCTGTCTAATAATCATAATACGTCGGACCGGGCGGTGAACGATTTTAACGGACTAACGAACCAGTACGACCAGTTAAATCCCTTGTTGAGTAACAACTTCGTGAACGACTATGTAACGAATCGGGGTGGGCTGACGTGGCAAACGAAGCGGCTGAAATACACCTACGCGTTCGGTCTGGACGCGCAGCAGGCAAGCCTTAATTCCGATAACCTTAGTCGCATCGGCGGACCGCGCGAAACAAACCTGAACCGCACGTTTTCAAACCTGTTACCAAACGCGTTACTGACTTACAATTTTGCGAAAAGCCGGAGGCTCCGATTCAACTACCGGACCCGGATCAATGCGCCATCGGTAAACCAGTTGCAGCCGGTGCCCAACAACACCAACCCGCTCAATATTCAGTTAGGTAATGCCGGTCTGCAACCGGAATACAGCCATACGCTATCCCTGAACTACAATCAGTTTGATGCGGCTACGTTCCGAAATATGTTTGTTTTCCTGAACGCCAGCCGAACGGATAACAAAATCGTTAACTCAACGGTATTCAACCAGTCGGGCGCGCAGACGACAACGCCTGTAAATACCAATGGATATTATACGGTGAACGGGTCGTTTGTCATTGGCCGACCGCTTAAGTTGGGGGCGCAAAAAACGAACCTGAACTTATCGACTAACCTGACCTATAATCAGGGAATGAGCTTTATAAACAACCAATCCAATCAGGCGAAAAACTGGCTGATTGGGCAGGGCGCTACGATAAGCTCAAATTTTACGGAGAAGCTGGACTTGAACCTGTCGGGAAATATTAACTGGCAATCAGCGAAGTACTCGTTGCAACCGCAGCAGAACACAACCTTCCTGAATCAGACAGTTACGCTCGATGTCTATTACCAGTTACCGCTGAAGTTTACCTTTTCCACCAACGCTTATTTCAATCATTACGGCGGAAGTTCGGCCAACTATAACCAGTCCTACACGCTCTGGAATGCCACCCTGGCCCGGCAGTTGTTCAAGCAGAATCAGGGAGAGCTGCGCTTTCAGGCATTCGATTTGCTGAACCAGAACCAGAGTATCGTACGGAACGTAACCGACACGTATACCGAAGAAGTACGGAGTCGGGTGCTGAACCGCTATTTCATGATTAGTTTTGTGTATAACCTACGTAGTTTCAGTGCGGGCGTTACGGCTCCACGCGATCCATTTCAGCAGCAGAATGGGGGAGGGCAGCGGGGACAGGGCGGTTTCCGGAGGAATGGCTAG
- a CDS encoding TlpA family protein disulfide reductase yields MKSISCLLGLLAFAALTSCHTSHTTVNTNSQKKLPSDAAKIDLPVSEGIKDNFTNFVKLGYQKGEKVNDFTLYSLDGTKYSLSEILTSNKPLLLISGSYTCDISRRNMPDINLLTARYKGKINTYIVYTIDAHPSDIASPYSANNRVDIASANTRDHIEAQQAKTYGERKVLAKKWQQQNALTVPVLVDTPTNDFWLAFGQAPNMAYLINPDGTVYYKQVWFKFSDLDDSIRNWLHTQPKNTTSP; encoded by the coding sequence ATGAAATCAATAAGCTGCCTGCTTGGGTTGCTTGCTTTTGCTGCCCTGACATCCTGCCATACGAGCCATACAACGGTAAATACCAATAGCCAAAAGAAATTACCCAGCGATGCAGCTAAAATAGATCTTCCTGTTTCAGAAGGGATCAAAGACAATTTCACCAACTTCGTTAAATTGGGTTATCAGAAAGGCGAAAAAGTCAACGACTTTACTCTCTACTCGCTGGATGGAACGAAATACTCCTTATCCGAAATTCTGACAAGTAATAAACCCTTACTGCTGATTTCGGGAAGTTATACGTGCGATATAAGTCGCCGTAATATGCCGGACATTAATTTGTTAACAGCACGTTACAAAGGCAAGATCAACACCTATATCGTTTATACGATTGATGCGCATCCGTCGGATATTGCTAGTCCTTATTCAGCGAATAATCGTGTAGATATTGCCTCGGCAAATACCCGGGATCATATAGAAGCGCAACAGGCAAAAACCTATGGTGAACGGAAGGTACTGGCAAAAAAATGGCAACAGCAAAATGCGTTAACAGTCCCTGTTTTAGTAGATACACCTACGAATGATTTTTGGCTGGCCTTCGGTCAGGCACCCAACATGGCTTATTTAATTAATCCCGACGGAACGGTTTATTACAAACAAGTCTGGTTTAAATTCTCTGACTTAGATGATTCAATCAGGAACTGGCTGCATACGCAACCTAAAAATACAACATCCCCTTAG
- a CDS encoding helix-turn-helix domain-containing protein, which translates to MSTHINRGPAEKIRLQRLQRGLSQENMADLLNLSTTAYGDIERGKTDLTLSRLAQIANVLAISPLILLTDEALPAQVVDIRADELASHELETLRLVVEKQQLELDKLRLEADYWKRKYDDRIAMEVLRSMGVEQKRERIGF; encoded by the coding sequence ATGAGCACCCACATCAACCGCGGTCCGGCCGAAAAAATACGCTTACAGCGCCTTCAGCGCGGTTTATCGCAGGAAAACATGGCCGATTTACTCAATCTGTCCACAACGGCTTATGGCGACATTGAACGCGGAAAAACCGACCTGACCCTCTCCCGACTGGCCCAAATTGCAAACGTTTTGGCAATATCGCCACTAATTCTGCTAACGGATGAGGCCCTACCCGCCCAGGTTGTCGACATAAGAGCCGATGAACTGGCTAGTCACGAACTCGAAACCCTTCGCCTTGTGGTCGAGAAACAACAGCTCGAACTGGACAAACTGCGCCTGGAAGCCGACTATTGGAAGCGCAAATACGACGACCGGATTGCGATGGAAGTGCTGCGCTCGATGGGCGTAGAGCAAAAACGGGAGCGGATTGGGTTTTGA
- a CDS encoding AAA family ATPase, with protein MEKQHLTYFKIENFKRFDSFEMSNLGQFNLIVGDNNVGKTSVLEALTFDEDINRLAHAYLSMAVTRHKHNFADGLNKESIQATDFWSYFFKRISEPINVQINQNEKYSISILAQNNLSEIDKVFIRNNIVSNLSNKWLKLNSTINGNESFNITGAYFENLNLNIDHYTPFVEANANYTNSLVDFFYEYFNSNKEARKELERNSKMFISDIEEIRVHKFRANQEVLSLTLFDNNGIFPITRYGDGTVKVLRILMEISITKNRRLMVDEIGSGIHFTRLKGYWQIIIQLCAKYNVQLFATTHSLECQQAFVEALEDSEMQQYQADARNITLLENKQGDVKAFTYTFEEFEFSLANGINTRGGQR; from the coding sequence ATGGAAAAGCAACACCTCACCTACTTCAAAATTGAGAACTTCAAGCGGTTCGACTCCTTCGAGATGAGCAACCTGGGGCAGTTCAACCTGATTGTGGGAGACAACAATGTAGGGAAGACGTCGGTGCTGGAAGCGTTGACGTTTGATGAGGATATAAATAGATTGGCTCACGCTTATTTATCAATGGCTGTAACTCGACACAAACACAATTTTGCTGATGGGCTCAATAAAGAATCAATTCAGGCAACGGATTTTTGGTCCTATTTTTTTAAAAGAATTAGCGAACCCATAAATGTTCAAATCAATCAGAATGAAAAATATTCGATAAGCATCTTAGCGCAGAATAATCTTAGCGAAATCGATAAAGTATTTATCAGGAATAATATAGTTTCTAATTTATCTAACAAATGGTTAAAGTTAAACTCTACTATAAATGGAAATGAGAGTTTTAATATAACTGGAGCTTACTTTGAAAATCTGAATCTAAACATAGATCATTATACACCTTTCGTTGAAGCAAATGCTAATTACACTAACTCTTTAGTTGACTTTTTTTATGAATACTTTAATTCAAATAAAGAAGCAAGGAAAGAATTAGAGCGTAATTCAAAGATGTTCATTAGCGATATAGAAGAAATACGAGTACACAAATTCCGTGCAAACCAAGAAGTTCTTTCCCTTACATTGTTTGATAACAATGGAATATTTCCAATAACTCGATATGGTGATGGAACAGTAAAAGTGCTTCGAATATTGATGGAGATATCTATTACAAAAAATCGACGTTTAATGGTCGATGAAATTGGTTCAGGCATTCACTTCACCCGTTTGAAAGGTTATTGGCAAATAATCATTCAGCTCTGCGCGAAATACAACGTGCAGCTTTTCGCTACTACTCATAGTCTTGAATGCCAGCAAGCATTCGTAGAAGCCTTGGAAGATTCAGAAATGCAGCAGTATCAAGCCGACGCCCGAAATATAACCCTGCTTGAAAATAAACAAGGAGACGTAAAAGCCTTTACTTATACCTTCGAAGAGTTTGAGTTTTCGCTTGCTAATGGCATTAATACGAGAGGAGGGCAACGATGA
- a CDS encoding ClpP family protease has protein sequence MNYEKEFRNFAVNHMGLNGLTVDGYVKHTVENNSVENHKVDNMTRSVIEERPMNFREVDVFSRLMADRIIFMGLPVDDNIANIIVAQLLFLESADPKKDILMYLNSPGGSVYAGLGIYDTMQYVRPDVATVCTSLAASMGAVLLAGGAAGKRSALPHARVMIHQPSGGAQGTSKDMQVTMKEMLELEKDLYRILASHSGRTYEEIEQASDRDKWFRAEEAKEYGLIDEVLRREK, from the coding sequence ATGAATTACGAAAAAGAATTCCGCAATTTCGCCGTGAATCACATGGGTCTTAATGGCCTGACTGTGGACGGTTACGTGAAACACACCGTTGAAAATAACTCGGTTGAGAACCATAAGGTTGACAACATGACTCGTTCGGTCATTGAAGAACGCCCGATGAATTTCCGTGAAGTCGACGTGTTCTCACGGCTTATGGCCGACCGGATCATCTTCATGGGCTTGCCCGTCGATGACAACATTGCAAACATCATTGTTGCTCAGTTGCTCTTTCTGGAGTCGGCCGATCCTAAAAAGGATATCCTGATGTACCTCAATAGCCCAGGTGGTTCGGTTTATGCCGGTTTGGGTATTTATGACACCATGCAATATGTGCGACCCGACGTAGCCACGGTTTGTACTAGCCTTGCAGCCTCAATGGGTGCTGTATTGCTGGCTGGTGGTGCTGCCGGAAAACGGTCGGCGTTACCACACGCCCGTGTCATGATTCACCAGCCATCGGGCGGTGCCCAGGGAACGTCGAAAGACATGCAGGTGACTATGAAAGAAATGCTCGAATTAGAGAAAGATTTGTATCGGATTCTGGCTAGCCATTCTGGCCGTACATACGAAGAAATCGAGCAGGCATCTGACCGCGACAAATGGTTCCGGGCTGAAGAAGCGAAAGAATATGGCTTAATTGATGAAGTCCTGCGCCGGGAAAAATAA
- a CDS encoding M42 family metallopeptidase, translating into MNEHSKSFLYQYLNNASPTGFEASGQQIWLDYLKPYTDEYIVDTYGTAVGVIGPGKGYSVVIEAHSDEISWFVNFISDDGYLFVRRNGGSDAVIAPSMRVNLHTKKGVVEGVFGWPAIHVRDLAKDTAPKVTDLFIDVGAATKQEVLDMGIHVGTVCTFVDGLMELNNRYYVGRALDNRMGGFMIAEVARLLKENNVTLPFTLYIVNAVQEEIGLRGAEMIARRLKPDLAICTDVTHDTQSPKYDKKEQGDLKCGDGPVLCYGPAVQNNVLDFLIGVAEQQEIAFQRQAVSRSTGTDTDAFAYATEGIASALISLPLKYMHTTVETVHMDDVQNVIKLMYETLLALKGNEDFRYIK; encoded by the coding sequence ATGAACGAACACAGTAAAAGTTTCCTGTATCAGTACCTCAACAATGCCTCACCCACCGGCTTCGAAGCATCGGGGCAGCAGATTTGGCTGGATTACCTCAAACCCTATACCGACGAGTACATTGTCGATACGTATGGCACCGCCGTTGGCGTAATTGGACCCGGTAAGGGCTACTCTGTCGTGATCGAAGCGCACTCCGACGAGATTTCGTGGTTTGTCAATTTCATCTCCGACGATGGCTACCTGTTCGTGCGCCGGAATGGTGGTTCCGATGCGGTCATCGCGCCTTCGATGCGGGTAAATCTGCACACAAAGAAAGGCGTTGTCGAAGGTGTCTTCGGCTGGCCCGCTATTCACGTTCGCGATCTGGCTAAAGATACAGCCCCCAAAGTAACGGACCTGTTCATCGACGTGGGGGCCGCCACCAAGCAGGAAGTGCTGGACATGGGTATTCATGTTGGCACCGTTTGCACCTTTGTGGATGGCCTGATGGAATTGAACAACCGGTATTATGTTGGCCGCGCACTCGACAACCGGATGGGTGGTTTCATGATTGCTGAAGTAGCCCGACTCCTGAAAGAAAACAACGTAACTCTGCCATTTACCTTATACATCGTCAACGCCGTTCAGGAAGAAATTGGCCTGCGTGGCGCCGAGATGATCGCTCGTCGGCTCAAGCCCGATCTGGCTATCTGTACCGATGTAACGCACGACACGCAATCGCCGAAGTACGACAAAAAAGAACAGGGTGACCTCAAATGTGGTGATGGTCCGGTGTTGTGCTACGGCCCTGCCGTACAGAACAATGTACTTGATTTTCTGATCGGTGTGGCCGAACAGCAGGAAATCGCGTTCCAGCGTCAGGCGGTTAGCCGTTCGACGGGCACCGATACCGATGCCTTTGCCTATGCAACCGAAGGTATTGCATCAGCCCTGATTTCGTTGCCCCTCAAATACATGCACACCACCGTTGAAACCGTCCATATGGACGATGTGCAGAATGTTATCAAGCTCATGTACGAAACGTTGCTAGCCCTGAAAGGCAATGAGGATTTTCGGTATATAAAATAG
- a CDS encoding DUF3226 domain-containing protein, which translates to MSSVQFYVEGPSDRKFLKDIIHYWYNKELPDSYIDVLDGKDNLKHRFEQVIHLNKINFAQNQENKIHNVVILDADDDFTQRKEVVAKLAAIYQFDFFLWPNNSQTGDLESILEIIYNPTHQPFFDCWQVYESCLSSNEFYYLPNRKGKIFAYLESILGHSESQRDLISKPDKRNFLNKDHWNLDPKHLPLKALKEFLDPFFSIQ; encoded by the coding sequence ATGAGTAGTGTACAATTTTACGTAGAAGGTCCAAGCGACCGTAAATTCTTAAAAGACATCATTCATTATTGGTACAATAAAGAATTACCCGACTCATACATTGATGTATTAGATGGAAAGGATAATCTCAAACATCGTTTTGAACAAGTTATTCATTTAAACAAGATAAATTTCGCTCAGAACCAAGAGAACAAAATCCATAATGTTGTTATTCTTGATGCCGATGATGATTTTACACAACGAAAAGAAGTTGTTGCTAAACTCGCGGCTATTTATCAATTTGATTTTTTTCTTTGGCCTAACAATAGCCAGACAGGCGATTTGGAATCTATTTTGGAAATCATTTACAATCCTACTCACCAGCCATTTTTTGACTGCTGGCAAGTGTACGAAAGTTGTTTAAGCTCGAACGAGTTTTATTATCTCCCCAATCGGAAGGGCAAAATTTTTGCTTACCTCGAATCTATACTTGGTCATTCTGAATCGCAACGCGATCTTATAAGCAAACCCGATAAGCGTAACTTTTTAAATAAGGACCACTGGAATCTTGACCCAAAACACCTGCCCCTCAAAGCACTAAAAGAATTTTTAGACCCGTTTTTTAGCATCCAATGA